One genomic region from Uloborus diversus isolate 005 chromosome 2, Udiv.v.3.1, whole genome shotgun sequence encodes:
- the LOC129217701 gene encoding uncharacterized protein LOC129217701 isoform X1, with protein sequence MSSGDCYHPALLPLSWLFGKWESTEAEVSYPTMSAVKYKEVLEIQPSEKPIIQYQSNTWHLEKKHKMHSEMGFFRIRPGTKEVALIASHNFGVAEVSEGEIEENFLRLESKSLSRMSFTESASVVKIVREWSLKSGILNFVLLMETSKHPLQTHLVCSYCRI encoded by the exons ATGAG TTCTGGTGATTGTTATCATCCTGCTCTGTTACCTTTGTCCTGGTTGTTTGGAAAATGGGAATCTACTGAAGCCGAAGTTTCGTACCCTACTATGAGTGCAGTAAAGTATAAAGAAGTATTAGAAATTCAACCATCTGAAAAACCTATAATCCAATACCA ATCAAATACATGGCACCTGGAGAAAAAGCACAAGATGCATTCCGAGATGGGATTTTTTCGAATCAGACCGGGAACTAAGGAAGTGGCATTAATTGCTTCTCATAATTTTG GTGTTGCGGAAGTATCTGAAGGTGAAATTGAAGAAAACTTCCTCAGATTGGAAAGTAAATCTCTATCACGCATGTCATTCACCGAATCGGCCTCCGTCGTAAAG ATTGTCAGGGAATGGTCTTTGAAATCAGGAATTTTGAACTTTGTTTTGCTGATGGAGACGTCCAAACACCCTCTACAGACCCATTTGGTGTGCAGCTATTGTCGGATATGA
- the LOC129217701 gene encoding uncharacterized protein LOC129217701 isoform X2 — MSSGDCYHPALLPLSWLFGKWESTEAEVSYPTMSAVKYKEVLEIQPSEKPIIQYQSNTWHLEKKHKMHSEMGFFRIRPGTKEVALIASHNFDCQGMVFEIRNFELCFADGDVQTPSTDPFGVQLLSDMKTKTCCILC; from the exons ATGAG TTCTGGTGATTGTTATCATCCTGCTCTGTTACCTTTGTCCTGGTTGTTTGGAAAATGGGAATCTACTGAAGCCGAAGTTTCGTACCCTACTATGAGTGCAGTAAAGTATAAAGAAGTATTAGAAATTCAACCATCTGAAAAACCTATAATCCAATACCA ATCAAATACATGGCACCTGGAGAAAAAGCACAAGATGCATTCCGAGATGGGATTTTTTCGAATCAGACCGGGAACTAAGGAAGTGGCATTAATTGCTTCTCATAATTTTG ATTGTCAGGGAATGGTCTTTGAAATCAGGAATTTTGAACTTTGTTTTGCTGATGGAGACGTCCAAACACCCTCTACAGACCCATTTGGTGTGCAGCTATTGTCGGATATGAAAACGAAAACGTGCTgcattttgtgttga